From Drosophila santomea strain STO CAGO 1482 chromosome 2R, Prin_Dsan_1.1, whole genome shotgun sequence:
ACTTGGTGCTTTCTTTGGGAGCTTTCTGCATTGGGCCGTCATAAATTCGAAATAAAAGGATTTGTCATAAATTTTTCGGTGgctgtcacacacacacacactgtgTGGTGTGCCTGATGTGTGTGCCGGCCAAAGAAGATGTAGAGCTATTTACATTTTGCAGCAAGGACAACGACAAGACGGGACTTGGCCACTGCAAAGGCAATTTATCATGAATATTTGTCAGGCGACTGCAGCAAGCTTATTTTACGCTTGGACAAACAACGAGGACACAGGACTACGAAATAACTTAGCTTTATTCTTAGATATCTACGATCTAGATGGGCATGTATGTGGACATGGTTGTTGCACTGAGGTGGGAACTATCTTCTACAAGTACTGCCATATCAGCCAGATGGCCAGCACCACGCCCAGGACCAGATCCATGGGCAGGCTGAAGGTGTTCCGTCTGGCGTGTTCGTGGCGCGCAATCTCGATGATCTTGTGGGTGGCCTGGAGCCACTGCTTGaccaccgccgcctccgcGGCCACGAAGGAGTACTCCTCCCGCTTGGTGCCGCCACCGGATGCGCCCTCCTGCTGTTTCACCAGCAGATTGATGATCTTGTTGGCATTGGACGAGACCGAGTCCAGCGGCCGCTGCAGCTCCACGTGCTCCCAGTTGTAGTGCTGCCGGTAGGCCAGCCGCTTCTTTCGCACCTCCGTGCACACCAGACTGCGATCGAACAGGAACACCTTGGAGCGGTACTTCTTCCGGGTGGGAATGTGCTGGGCGTCGAACTCCGTTGCACGCCGGAAGTTTCCCATCTGCAGGAGGTCCAACTGGGAAGGATGAGAACATTGTTTTAGTGGCCATAGATTCAGTTTCTATAGAAGCTCATGAGCTCACCTCGTTCAGCTCCTCGATGTTCGGTATCTCCTCGGCCTGATTGACCACATCCAGGGAGCGCCGCATCCGCGTCTCCAGTTTGCAAACTGCCGTCAGCACTGGCTTGCAACTAATTCCACTTTTGTAGAATTCCTAAAAGATAAATGTGATTTGTTAAGAAAATATGTATGGTAAGCTTAGTTACTTACCGATATGAACTGCTGCAGTAGCAATGGATATCTGGTCAGTCTTTGGATGGGCTGAACTAGGAAGCTGTCGATGCCCAGCTTGTCTTTTATTTGGGTTTGATATGTCTGAAAcgaatataaatattacaatttgtatttattaaagtAGTTAATTAGGGGTTACTCACCTGCAACCACAGTCGATTATCTTGTCGCAGTTGCATAGAAGACTTCTTGCCCATGGTGAAGCTCACATAGCAGTAGAAGTTATTTTTCTGTAAGGTAGGAAACGGCAAGAGATATCATAACCCATCTTAACCTCGTCGCAACTGGGAAAACCTTTGTGTCTGGGCCAGTCTCACACTTGGCACATCGttgatatatataaatatatgtatgttcatgTGTAAATTGTGCTATATACACACATGCCAGTTTGCCTGTTGGCAAAATCATAATTTCTTAAGCATTTAAGTCACGTAACTCCGGACTTGTAGAGCGATCCAAGTGCAGAGAGTCTGGCTTGGCAAAGTCAGAGCGAAAATTTGAAATTCCTGTCGCTATCTGtggccaatgccaatgcaaaTGTTTTGCCAAAACCGAAACTAGTGCAAACTGCCACGAAAATTGCCTGTCTAACGATTTCctttccattttaatttcattagcTCCGCCCGACTGCGGAATCAGAATCGGAGTTCTCAAACTTCTGCATTTAGATGATATGATAATcatctctctcactctctgtGGACTAAGCCATAATATTTCCCTTTCCATCTGGATTTTGCATGTCTAATGCGATTTAGCCGGACAAATGACTGCCTTAAACAATTGTCGCCTCGTCTGGCGGGCGAAAGGTGACAATACTTATACACGATGTACgggtatatatttttgcatattgCAAAATTGTCTTGGGTGGGCGGGAATTTTATTAGCATGAAATTGCTATCTACAGTGCATTCCTCCTAATTCAGTAATTTGGACTGTCTAATGCGAAAAATGCGGTTGCTCTGTTGTATAAATCAAAACTAGATGTCCGCTTTGGTTAATGGTTTTCAGTGCTCTTTATtttaaacacacacaaaataatatatcaaAGTGCTAGCAAAGtaacatatataataatattgtaataatAGCATAAACCTGTTGTTCAATGAGATTGCAAGTAAGAAATTAGTTTTTGAAgtatttttattgttcttCTAACACGCAGCTGTATAAATAGAATTTATGGCTACAGAGGCTTCCCCATCAATATAATCTGCGTTTGTTTATTTCGCAGCAAACATCTAAAACAATTTGGATCGCCAAATCGATTGCATCAATCTGAGAATTCCCCCAACCCCTTTAACCACTCAAAAACATCCATCCGAATGTGgtaaaacttttaattgattttgcgCTTGTGGCTGATTCGATTCGATGGTGAGAAGTCTGATCGACACGCTTGTCACTTGATgtttttggccatttaaaGCCGATTAATAAATGAAGGCGACTCTGTTTATGGACACTTCTGTCTTTCGAGACCAAAAACTGATTCCAAATCTCCAGCTGGCCAAATCAAATCTATGTTTCTCCAGCTGCCACATCGGCAATTGGTTGTGAAAAGCCTCATTAATTTGCAAATGACGACGAGTCAAGAGGAAATTCATAGCACAAGTTTATATTTATCAACGATTTGGCTTCGCCGCTTTTGTTTATGCAGCATGCTGCCaaattttagaaaatatgtataaacaaATCTTGAGCATTTTTATGATATATTTAGCAAAATATTCGCTTGCCTCTGGTCCTGTGAgtcaaaattgtttgttttgggttggccaaaaaaaaaaaaaaaagaatgcaaAGTGGTTGTGGctaaaagaaacaaaaaagagcaaaaaaaactGCATAAATCACATCCCAGGGGCTTAGCATGTCTGTCGAACATTAAGTTCTTAAGATGCCAAAATCCTCGGGGTGCTCAACAAGAATGTTACCTGCTTTTGAAGCGGTTTTTCAGCTTACAGTACTCCTTGCCTAATTTATATTCGGGATTTCGGGGAACTCGAGAATGACATAAGAGTATTGCGACCGAACAAGAATTCCACAGGCCTCAgacaatttccatttcaatttaaattgatcaTTTGCGTTGTCAACACTCAGCTCAACATGGCCACATGGCTGTGGCACTCTAGTGGCCCGAAAAATCATTCCGAAATGAGTACTTTTAACGAGATGATTTGGGGATTTCTATAGCTATATCTGAATATGCTGAACAAGCCCCAAGCTCCCCAAGCTCCAATCCCCGGACAGCAATTGTCGACTCTCCTCACCGCCAACCGATGACGTCAGCTGCCGGCG
This genomic window contains:
- the LOC120446341 gene encoding kalirin isoform X1; amino-acid sequence: MELALFTLNWFDVVSVVLTFLVIFLVQVLNVYLHILDDNADDGKSIDVVDKAPAKECPILESQSPSSPITATPSKSLASANGKLEKQISLLDNDSGISLSSINTCSTTAANSSPTYRAPNGFHSFPSHTLSFETLGDEYHEDEDTLSLENLFPCDQTEIYASKKISFIIDELIQTEVNYVNNLKKGMLNYGQLKDVEDLPEALSGETKQRLLLGNIEEILELHEKEILPLMLRNQRDLKGLFDEFAAHFEKNNFYCYVSFTMGKKSSMQLRQDNRLWLQTYQTQIKDKLGIDSFLVQPIQRLTRYPLLLQQFISEFYKSGISCKPVLTAVCKLETRMRRSLDVVNQAEEIPNIEELNELDLLQMGNFRRATEFDAQHIPTRKKYRSKVFLFDRSLVCTEVRKKRLAYRQHYNWEHVELQRPLDSVSSNANKIINLLVKQQEGASGGGTKREEYSFVAAEAAVVKQWLQATHKIIEIARHEHARRNTFSLPMDLVLGVVLAIWLIWQYL
- the LOC120446341 gene encoding kalirin isoform X2 — translated: MELALFTLNWFDVVSVVLTFLVIFLVQVLNVYLHILDDNADDGKSIDVVDKAPAKECPILESQSPSSPITATPSKSLASANGKLEKQISLLDNDSHEDEDTLSLENLFPCDQTEIYASKKISFIIDELIQTEVNYVNNLKKGMLNYGQLKDVEDLPEALSGETKQRLLLGNIEEILELHEKEILPLMLRNQRDLKGLFDEFAAHFEKNNFYCYVSFTMGKKSSMQLRQDNRLWLQTYQTQIKDKLGIDSFLVQPIQRLTRYPLLLQQFISEFYKSGISCKPVLTAVCKLETRMRRSLDVVNQAEEIPNIEELNELDLLQMGNFRRATEFDAQHIPTRKKYRSKVFLFDRSLVCTEVRKKRLAYRQHYNWEHVELQRPLDSVSSNANKIINLLVKQQEGASGGGTKREEYSFVAAEAAVVKQWLQATHKIIEIARHEHARRNTFSLPMDLVLGVVLAIWLIWQYL